In a genomic window of Macrobrachium rosenbergii isolate ZJJX-2024 chromosome 44, ASM4041242v1, whole genome shotgun sequence:
- the LOC136829604 gene encoding cuticle protein AM1199-like, protein PPPPPPPPPPHLHLHLLLLLPPHHPQHIPPKPTTAPPPPPPTYIPPKSNTPPALGDTPKASSPESKPKGPVGIIKDEKIFNEDGSFSVNYETENGIKVLASGSPSGVDKSVTQAGLYSYTAPDGTLIEVKYIADEGGYQPESSALPVAPEFPHPIPQFVIEQIARAAEEDAAAAAADAAVKTTGNTAVPNSASPQGGLSNTYYRVQ, encoded by the exons cctcctcctccaccacctccacctcctccccacctccacctccacctcctcctcctcctccccccccaccacccccaacACATTCCACCGAAACCAACTACTGCTCCTCCCCCACCACCTCCTACTTACATTCCCCCTAAATCAAATACTCCTCCCGCCCTAGGCGATACCCCGAAAGCCAGTTCCCCAGAAAGCAAGCCCAAAGGGCCCGTGGGCATCATCAAGGATGAGAAGATTTTCAATGAAGACGGAAGTTTCAGTGTGAACTACGAGACAGAAAACGGCATCAAAGTCTTGGCGTCCGGCTCTCCTTCTGGAGTGGACAAGTCTGTGACCCAAGCCGGTCTCTACTC CTACACAGCCCCTGATGGAACCTTAATAGAAGTGAAGTATATAGCTGACGAAGGCGGATACCAGCCCGAATCCAGTGCCCTTCCTGTGGCTCCAGAATTCCCTCACCCAATTCCACAGTTCGTCATTGAACAAATTGCCAGAGCAGCTGAAGAAGATGCTGCCGCAGCAGCAGCTGATGCAGCTGTCAAAACTACTGGCAACACCGCCGTTCCTAACTCAGCTTCACCCCAGGGCGGGCTAAGCAACACATACTACAGAGTGCAATAA